CAAAATGATGATCTACTCACCGCTATGAGGAATGATGATCTGTTTTCAATCTCTCCAATCATGTTGCTTCTAGCATCAGATACATTAGATGATGTAGAAGAAAGCAAAGGAGTATCCTTCTTTGCTTCTCGTTTCATCAGTGACTGATAGAATTCAACTAACTCAGGAGCTCTATGAACCTTATCACCACCTACACCTTTAGCTAAGCTCCctggaggaggaggtggaCGAGGTGGTCCACCGGTCGGAGGAGGTGGTGGGGCACCAGGTGGTGGAGGTGGAAGAGGTGGAGCAGCTGGTACACCACCCCGAGGATTGGGATTCGTGCTTACCGAAGCACCTGCCGATGGTTTTGGTGGTGGCTTAGGTACCCGTGGAGGCCGCTTCTCAATCTCTGCTAGCTTCATCCTGCTGATAGCTGAAGATTCaatcttcttattttcaccTGATACATCAGCAGCATCACTAGATACAACtggtttttcctttatttgaGAAAGTTTTGGCGGCAAAACAACAGGTCTGTCTCTCTCAGTCTTGCCTTTAAATTCAgggttcaaatttgaatttgaaatattgCCAAACCTCTCTGCTCTTGCCTGATCAGCCCTTTCCTTAATTTGCTTCTCTCTTGCTAATGCCAACTTATGTCGATCTTTGTATGCTGGATATTTCTCATCTAACACTCCTCCAACAGATTTAGACATAAGTTGGAATGATGATGCAACCGAATTCAAGGAGTCGTTAGGAGTCTGAGTTCTGATACTTGGGAGATTCGGAGTGCCCGGAGAGTCGGGTATTTCCTGTTCCATCGTACCGAACGAGGTGATTGCAACACTATCACTTGTATTTCTAAGCATCAATGCTTCTAATGGACCCCTTGGCTTCTGACTCATGCTCATCCTGCTCGGAGAACCACCGGAAAAGGATCTGGCTGGTGAAGAAACGACACTAGAATCATCTTTGCTTCTACCACCccatttcttcaacttctGGATCAAGCTAGGTTTTTTACTGAGGCTACTATATCTACTGAAAGAACTATCAATTGAAGCATTGTCAAAATCCTCACTTCCAGGAGAAGATGGTTGGGAGAAGTTGCTTTCGAGATCTGTGTCTCCTTGTCCACGTTCCGATCCTGCGTACTCCAACATGAGTTGTTTAGCCTTCTCCTGAGATTTTGGGCTCAAATTCTTGTTGAGATCACGAGCTGATACTTTTCCTGTAGGAGCTTGGTAGTTGCGAAGTTCATATCTCAAGCATGCATTGACCCATCGAAGGTACACTAACTCTTCAACTTCACTGAACCTATTCATCTGAAGTCCTTCAACTTGCTTTATTAAGTCCTCATTTGTATGCCTTAAATTGTTGACTTCCTCTCTAGTCTGGGATACCAATTCACTCTGCAACAGTGTAAGACGTTGTAAGAAAAATGGGCACTCAAAACCTTTTTGCAATAAAAAACCAAGCCTTCTTCAGATAAAATTATAAGCAttttctgtgagatcccacatcgcccagagaggggaacgaagcatttcttataaaggtgtggaaacctctccctagcagacgcgttttaaaaccatgggAGGAAGCCTAGacgaaaaagcccaaagaggacaatatctgctagcggtgagcttgagctgttacaaatgatatcagagctaaacactaggcagtgtgccagcgaggacgctaggccctcaaggggggtgaattgtgagatcccacatcggttggagaggggaatgaaacatttcttataaaggtatggaaacttctccctagcagacgtgttttaaaaccttggggggaagctcaaaagaaaaagcccaaagaggataatatctgctaacggtagACTTGGCCTATtttaaatggtatcagagccagacactgggtagtgtgccaacaaggatgctaggcccttaaggggggtggattgtgagatctcacatccattggagaggggaacaaagcattccctataaggatgtggaaacctctccctagcaaaagcgttttaaaaccttggagaaagtccaaagaggacaatatcagctagcggtgggcttggactatacAATTTTTAGTCCAATTTCAATCCTCTTTGTAAACAATATTTCCTCAAGATTATCCTATTTCCTAATTTCTTAACATGCAACCCCAATCCGTATGAGCTAATATCTAAAGAGCATTAAAGCAAAAACATACATTTGTTCCATCCGACAAGACCATCAGATTATGCTGCTTAATTGAAACAGACATTGATTACTCTATAGGAATCTTACTCCGCCAGCTGAATATCTATGTACTGCATATCTACTTTTTTTTGGATCGAAACATAAAAATGGATAAAGAAGCGTTAGAGCTATTTCTAGTTCTTACCTCTGTCATGTTCGACAGGGTCGAGATTCTATTTTCAGCAGCACCTAGTTTAATAGTCAGCTCCCGCTTTTCGATTTGAAGCTCTTTGTTCTTCCGCTTAAGTTCCATAACTTCAACCTCCAATTCCTTCACAGctttcaacttcttttctaTTTCAGAATCCTTTTTTATAGTTTCCTGCTCCTTTGCCTGTAGACCAGAAACTTGTTGCTTGAGTAATAATAGCTGCCCTTTTGTTTGGTTAGCATCAAGCTGTATCTGTCTCTGCAACTCTTTGATCTTATTCCTTGCAAATTCCAACTCCTTCTTCACTGTAGCAGCTTGTGCAATCTCTTCTTGAAGCTTCTTCCTTTCAGCCTGAAAAGAGCTAATGGTAATATTAAGCATATCAATCTCTACTGTCTTGATCTTGAGCTGTCTCTGTAACTCTGTAACGTCGGATTCCTGTTCTTTCAATCCATAGTATTCGAGCAATTCGCCTTCAAGCTTTACTTCCCTCTCCTCCAATTCCTTTACTAAGCTGCGCAATCGCTCGAGTTCACTCGCATTGTTTGCCATCTCAGTTTCATAGGCTCTATCCTTCCCAGCTTTATTGTCATCAATTTCAGGTAATGGAAATTCAATCTCCCCAGAAAGAAGGTCTTCAAATTCAGGTAAAATCTCTTCATCTTCAGTTATATAAACAGGAACTTGATCGAATACGCTACTAATTAACTTgacttcttcttcctcctcttcttccccCTAGTATAAAAGAAAGCTCTTTCAGTTAAACAAGATGATTTCAAGATtagaaattgtaaaaaaaatctgGTAAGTTATGAACATCTACTTACATAATCATCTTTGAAGCCATGGTTAGAATGTTTAacctcctccttctcttcACCATTTTCTAAGCAACAAACAGgaataatttcaatatatcAGACAACATATACAACTTATCCAGCAATATAAATGAGACAAAAGCTGATGAAAGAAGAGTAAAACGCAGTTCAAATATATGAATACCGGTAAGCTTGTCGACCGAGGCGACTGAGTTTGAGTTTTTAACATTGAGCTGCCTTACTGCATAGGCTGCAACTGAAGCAGCAACCAAAAGCCCTAGCCTGAGTACCATCAAGCAAATACTGACATAAACATTTTAGCTTTCCAGTTGAGATAACCCAGTTCTTGGAAGCTGTATTGTCCATTCCTCCCCACCTCCATGGCTATCATTTCAAACCATTGAACCCCTAAAATGCAGACAAGCCGAAAGAAGTGCAGTAGTACAATCCTAATGAGGGTTCTAACCAGAAACCAGGCCAGTTTTTTCAATTAAGACGCAAATTCAATGGCCATGTTTCAATCAAACCCATCAGGCTAACACCCTTACCATCTTCTCATGTTTATGGATCCTACAGACAGCAGACTTACTTTGAAGTTTAAGACAAATTCTGATGCTAACTTGCTAAGAGCCACGGTAACCACTAATAACGAGTGGCCAATCTTTCTCCAAAAGGATTGCCTCCCATGAATTTGTAGGCATTTAACAAGTAACACCACTCGTTCAAAGGATTGAGCACAGAGtaataacaccaaaaaaacaaagctgAAAGAGACGGTAGTCACTGTTGAATTTGAAGGGAAACGTCCGGCCGATGAACTCCCTTTCTTATCCGAGTTCTGTCTATATCTGCATCAAAGGAATGAAGGGGATTAAGCCCAGGAGAGTTAAATTGTGGCtaaagaagagaacaaactTTCACTTGTCCCAATAAATACAAATGTTCCCGCTGGCTCTTGGCTACCTAATTGGTGGGTGTTTGTCAAACTCTTTAACTTCGACAGCTTCCAGCCTAATTAATGGACCAAAGGCATCTAACAATCTTATAATCTAATGGGTCTGTAATAGTACCCTGCTTAAGAGTTgttaaggaaagaaaatcattaAGCTCAAAAGCTGCTACCCTCCACAGCAGAAccaaaaagacaataaaatGGGGGTTGAAACTATAACTTCAAATTGTTTATTTGACATTGATATGGAACATCTAGAGGGAAATTTTTAAAGGGGTTGGCGGGGCCAACCTTAAATTACATTAAGAAAATGGTGCGTTAAAGCTTACCACAGAACGAGTGTGAACGAAGATGGACACGATGGGTTGAAGGGTAGGTTTGGGTAGCGAAGGCAAGgctgaaatttaattcttgGCCGTTGGCTGCAGTGGACCGATGCATATGGAACCATGCTGTCAAGCGCCAAACAAATGCCTTTACCCTTTTTGACATGTCTCTCGGacttcttgttttcttctgtCAGCCGCTATCATTGTTCAAAAACTTAGCGTGCGATGCGCTGTAACCTATTGCCTCCATATTGAATCGGATTATGCAAAAGTAAAATCCACCTCCAATTTTAGAACGAGGTGACAAGATAATGGGAAGTAGAAAAGTTCGTTTCTAGTAATTTCTAGTGTTTTAACAACTCCTTTTTTACTCAAAATACTTTCTTTAAGCAATTATAGACATTTTAGACCGACATTAGATAAGCAAGTATTGAAAAGGTGAGATCCCGACATCTTAGAAAGTGATATTTGCCCATTAATTAGGGTTGTAATAAGAGGAAAAATGTAACAGTTCAACCTCACttctagccgatattgtctattttggcccgttacatatcgtcgttagcctcacgattttaaaacgtatctgtaaaggatgtttcgtccccttctccaaccgatgtaagatctcacaatccactccttggagctccagcatccttactagcAGACCACCCgatatctagctctgataccattttgag
This genomic window from Cucurbita pepo subsp. pepo cultivar mu-cu-16 chromosome LG01, ASM280686v2, whole genome shotgun sequence contains:
- the LOC111792452 gene encoding protein CHUP1, chloroplastic-like, with amino-acid sequence MVLRLGLLVAASVAAYAVRQLNVKNSNSVASVDKLTENGEEKEEVKHSNHGFKDDYGEEEEEEEVKLISSVFDQVPVYITEDEEILPEFEDLLSGEIEFPLPEIDDNKAGKDRAYETEMANNASELERLRSLVKELEEREVKLEGELLEYYGLKEQESDVTELQRQLKIKTVEIDMLNITISSFQAERKKLQEEIAQAATVKKELEFARNKIKELQRQIQLDANQTKGQLLLLKQQVSGLQAKEQETIKKDSEIEKKLKAVKELEVEVMELKRKNKELQIEKRELTIKLGAAENRISTLSNMTESELVSQTREEVNNLRHTNEDLIKQVEGLQMNRFSEVEELVYLRWVNACLRYELRNYQAPTGKVSARDLNKNLSPKSQEKAKQLMLEYAGSERGQGDTDLESNFSQPSSPGSEDFDNASIDSSFSRYSSLSKKPSLIQKLKKWGGRSKDDSSVVSSPARSFSGGSPSRMSMSQKPRGPLEALMLRNTSDSVAITSFGTMEQEIPDSPGTPNLPSIRTQTPNDSLNSVASSFQLMSKSVGGVLDEKYPAYKDRHKLALAREKQIKERADQARAERFGNISNSNLNPEFKGKTERDRPVVLPPKLSQIKEKPVVSSDAADVSGENKKIESSAISRMKLAEIEKRPPRVPKPPPKPSAGASVSTNPNPRGGVPAAPPLPPPPPGAPPPPPTGGPPRPPPPPGSLAKGVGGDKVHRAPELVEFYQSLMKREAKKDTPLLSSTSSNVSDARSNMIGEIENRSSFLIAVKADVETQGDFVISLAAEVRAATFSNIEDVVAFVNWLDEELSFLVDERAVLKHFDWPEGKADALREASFEYQDLMKLEKRVTTFVDEPKLPCEAALKKMYSLLEKVEQSVYALLRTRDMAISRYREFGIPVDWLSDTGVVGKIKLSSVQLARKYMKRVASELDAMSEPEKEPNREFLVLQGVRFAFRVHQFAGGFDAESMKAFEELRSRVHTTQIGDDNKQEA